The genomic interval TTTGTTGTTTTGAGGTTGTAGCTTGGGGTCTAAGACCAGGTGCCCTTCCTCATGTCACGCGGCGGCACTGGGATTGAAGCAACTCGCCTTGGCTCTTCACTTCCATGGCTTGAAGCTCTAACCCActagacccccccacccccccctcactcacacacataaacatacataaaaaacTAATCACAAGCAATCATCACCGAGGCCAGGGCCATGTATCTAGAAATTGGTTTGGGGGCGTTAGGTTACTTCAGCAGCCCACTTAACTAAAAGTGATGCCAAAACCAATCTCAGGCAACACTTAGTGCCATACAGACTCATGTAAAGGTTGAATTCAAGGAGCCAGGTGTAGGGTGCAGATCTGTGTACAGGTACTAGTCTTATGGGGGCTGAATTGATGATGAGTTAACTTTTTATGGAAAGATAACTTCATTCCTAAACTGAACAAAATCGTAGCCTTAGGGGTCAACTCTTGCACAAATACTACTTTTTTCTGGGAGGCTTAATTAATTCCTCAACTGAACATATCACAGACTTAGAATGATTGACAGTTACATGAGTATATAAGGTACTAAATTAGAGAGGGGCTTCTTCTCCATAACTCCCCCTTCCTTTAAATACAACCCTGGCAAAGACTAGCATTGTCTTCCATTGGTCCAGTGTGACATAATTCTGTAGCAGTGTGTGACAGGCCTCAGCGTGGTTTGCAGTGAGTGGGCAGAGTCAGGTCTGTGAGTACTGAAGAGAGAAGGGCGGAAGCATAGTGTTGGATGACTTGTGGCGGAGACTGCAGCGAgaagcaaagggaggaggagcaggaagaggaggagaaagatgaggaggacgaggaggaggaggagagatattggGGTAGCGATGAGGGAGGTCTAGAGGTCAAGAGGCAGCTGTGCGCGGTGTGTCTTGAGGCGAGCCACCGGGAGGGAGGATGGTCTTGGGGGAgccgtaccaccaccactaccaccaccacttccaccacctccacttccaccacctccacttccaccacctccaccaccaccaccaccaccaccaccaccaccaccaccaccaccagagtgaCTCCCAGAGAGGCTGCCAGAGAGAGATGATTGACTAGACTCTGACAATTCCGCTTCATCCCTGCCTGTCATGTCTCCAGCCTCTCCACCCTCGGTAGAGTCGACAGACAGGGTGGAGACGTCCAGTGCAGTGGAGTTGAGATCAGCAGAAGCCACCGAGTTagcaaggtgatggtggtgatggtggtgaaggtgttggtggaggGGCGGGTGTTTTTGGCAGGCAACTGGCGTACCATCAGAGCCATCGCTGGAGTGGCCAccactgctgctgttgttgtcatCATCACCGTCCACTACTGGGCCTCCGTCACCATCACCGCCCTCGCTCTCCTCTGACTTCTTCAGGTTTGAAGGCGACTTCACAATAGACGTTGTGAGGGCACAGATAGAGTGTGTTAGCGACGTGACACTCTCACTCAGAGGCACCGTCACAGAAGCCACACTCTGTGAGGCGGAGAGTCTGCACCTCCAGGGGACCGCTCATGGCCTGACCCGCTGGACTGGGACATGGTGAGCAGGGTCTGTGACCCTGGCAGGTTGCAAAACGCATTCATAACTTGCGTCACCATTGACAGGGAGTCCTGCAGCTGCCCAACCTAAGGAGGAATATTATCAGTGCTATACACAAGGACATAACGAGACTACAAGAGGTCAGTCAACCTACAGCAGGCAGCTCCTCAGAACCTGTCATTCATCAGGTTCTGTCCCCATCTATAAGTCTGTCTAACACATATAAAACTGTTAGGTCATACTGTCATGTTAAGTTATATGAATTTGGCAGTACTGAATATTCGAGAGGCAGAGGCAATGGACGGAAACACATAGAAGCTTATCACTGACCATCTAAACTCATAAGAGATTATGGGAAAACcttatgatgatgatgtggtcATATTATGCATTAACTACACATCTCTTTGTTTTACTCATCCACTACTCTCTTCATAAAGGAGCCTATCTCATTGACTGTTTGGCCACCTTGACTGGTCCCTGTCCTGGCCACAACCATTGACTGTTAGGACACAAACACTTGTTATCACTGACCTGACCCTGTAGAGCAGCACAGAACTCAGTGAGCTCCTTTACACTCTCCTCTGAGTATTTTTTACCCTTGGCAGAGGGAGCTGGAGCAGTTGCCCCCTGCCCACCCTGTGCATTCCCCTCCCTGTGGCAGTTGTccatgggggtgaggggggtgaggggtgtcATGGGGGTGGAGGGTGTGTTCAGGCCACCACCATCCCTCTTGCTGGCCTGCAACTTCTGTATCTCCCTCCACAGCGTGCGTATCGCCTCAAGCTGCATGTGACGCAGCCGCCGCTCACGCTCCAGCGCCTCCTCCGTGCAGCGCAACTTCTCTGTCAGGTGTCTGTGTGGGGAAAGATGAGAGTGGTGAGAGGTAAACACAGGAACAAGAGCTTTACAAGAAAATACCAGAAAACGAGTTTTATTGCTTTACACTATGATGCAGACTAAGGGACCAGAGTGTG from Eriocheir sinensis breed Jianghai 21 unplaced genomic scaffold, ASM2467909v1 Scaffold1598, whole genome shotgun sequence carries:
- the LOC126990375 gene encoding LOW QUALITY PROTEIN: putative lysozyme-like protein (The sequence of the model RefSeq protein was modified relative to this genomic sequence to represent the inferred CDS: inserted 1 base in 1 codon), which gives rise to MVSPHHGYSDAESDNTDSEMSASKLQTIKSIAAERKQTEKRGRELPHATHNYDPEKYKNGAQGRPLETKDRHRCSSNSSSSSSSAEVTKQQAAITLQKHWRGYMTRNHNPNAAKIRDDIRHSRAEQHIQHLTEKLRCTEEALERERRLRHMQLEAIRTLWREIQKLQASKRDGGGLNTPSTPMTPLTPLTPMDNCHREGNAQGGQGATAPAPSAKGKKYSEESVKELTEFCAALQGQVGQLQDSLSMVTQVMNAFCNLPGSQTLLTMSQSSGSGHERSPGGADSPXSQSVASVTVPLSESVTSLTHSICALTTSIVKSPSNLKKSEESEGGDGDGGPVVDGDDDNNSSSGGHSSDGSDGTPVACQKHPPLHQHLHHHHHHHLANSVASADLNSTALDVSTLSVDSTEGGEAGDMTGRDEAELSESSQSSLSGSLSGSHSGGGGGGGGGGGGGGGGGGSGGGGSGGGGSGGGSGGGTAPPRPSSLPVARLKTHRAQLPLDL